A single genomic interval of Paenibacillus sp. J23TS9 harbors:
- the recQ gene encoding DNA helicase RecQ — protein MSVEMMTLERAQQLLQTYYGYPDFREGQKRIVLSLLDGSDTLGIMPTGGGKSICYQIPALMLPGLTLVVSPLISLMKDQVDALTAMGIPAAYINSTLSGKEVNERIRAAKRGDLKLLYVAPERLEVDWFRDEMNTLSISCVAVDEAHCVSQWGHDFRTSYLSVAPFVQSLPERPIVAAFTATATQEVTGDMVRLLRLEQPEVFVTGLGRDNLAMSVLRGENKREFVLKYAAVHAHEPGIIYAATRKDVDDLYERLRSSGIAAGRYHAGMTDDERAASQEAFLYDDIRVMVATNAFGMGIDKSNVRYVIHFNMPKNMEAYIQEAGRAGRDGEPSQCILLFSAQDIMTQKFLIEQNPQESERKANEYRKLQQMVDYCYTTRCLRNAMLDYFGEEHQDEPCKICSSCTDERELVDMTIDAQKIFSCIHRMRERFGVSMVASVLKGSRNKKVLQYGFDDLSTYGAMSNRTEKEISEIINVMASEGYLVLSEGQYPVLRLQPPAAEVLKGQRHVMQRMPAKGVTEAAGGRSGGSRRHDHSQSAVNETVFEQLRLIRRELAGKEHVPSYIIFNDATLREMSVVCPQTEVEMLNVKGVGEVKFRKYGQPFLDFFREQGEVQDDSDYE, from the coding sequence ATGAGTGTAGAGATGATGACACTGGAACGGGCACAGCAGCTGCTGCAAACCTATTATGGCTATCCGGATTTCCGGGAAGGACAGAAAAGAATCGTCCTCAGTTTGCTCGATGGTAGCGACACACTGGGTATTATGCCGACGGGCGGAGGCAAGTCGATCTGTTACCAGATTCCTGCGTTAATGCTTCCTGGACTGACGCTGGTCGTTTCGCCTCTCATCTCGCTGATGAAGGATCAGGTGGATGCGTTGACCGCGATGGGCATCCCGGCTGCGTATATCAACAGCACACTGAGCGGCAAAGAGGTTAACGAACGGATTCGCGCGGCGAAACGCGGGGATCTGAAGCTGCTTTATGTCGCGCCTGAACGGCTTGAAGTGGATTGGTTCCGGGACGAGATGAACACGTTGTCCATTTCCTGCGTAGCGGTCGATGAGGCTCACTGCGTATCCCAGTGGGGGCATGATTTCCGGACAAGCTACCTGTCGGTGGCCCCATTCGTCCAGAGTCTGCCTGAGCGCCCGATCGTAGCAGCCTTTACGGCTACGGCGACACAGGAAGTTACGGGGGATATGGTTCGGCTCCTGCGCCTGGAGCAGCCGGAAGTATTTGTTACGGGTCTGGGCCGTGACAATCTGGCCATGTCGGTGCTGCGCGGAGAGAACAAGCGTGAGTTTGTGCTGAAGTACGCCGCAGTTCATGCACATGAGCCAGGGATTATATACGCTGCGACCCGCAAGGACGTAGATGATTTATATGAACGCCTGAGAAGTTCTGGAATTGCGGCAGGAAGATACCATGCCGGTATGACCGATGATGAGCGGGCTGCAAGTCAGGAAGCTTTTTTGTACGATGATATTCGGGTTATGGTGGCAACGAATGCTTTTGGCATGGGAATCGACAAATCCAATGTGCGGTATGTCATTCACTTCAATATGCCGAAAAACATGGAGGCTTATATTCAGGAAGCCGGACGTGCGGGACGTGACGGTGAGCCCAGCCAATGCATCCTGCTGTTCAGTGCCCAGGACATTATGACACAGAAGTTCTTGATTGAGCAGAACCCGCAGGAGTCGGAACGTAAAGCGAATGAATACCGCAAGCTCCAGCAGATGGTGGATTACTGCTATACGACGAGATGTTTGCGCAATGCCATGCTGGATTATTTCGGTGAAGAGCATCAGGATGAACCGTGCAAGATCTGCAGTTCATGCACGGATGAGCGTGAGCTGGTGGATATGACCATTGACGCGCAAAAGATCTTCTCATGCATTCACCGCATGCGGGAGCGCTTTGGCGTATCCATGGTGGCTTCTGTGCTTAAAGGCTCCCGCAATAAGAAGGTGCTCCAGTATGGATTCGATGATCTGTCGACTTACGGGGCGATGTCCAACCGGACGGAAAAGGAGATATCTGAGATCATCAATGTCATGGCTTCAGAAGGCTACCTGGTACTCTCCGAGGGGCAGTACCCGGTGCTGAGGCTCCAGCCGCCGGCAGCAGAGGTATTGAAGGGGCAGCGCCACGTGATGCAGCGCATGCCTGCCAAGGGAGTTACAGAGGCTGCGGGTGGCCGCTCCGGTGGCTCGCGCAGACATGACCATTCGCAATCGGCTGTCAATGAGACGGTATTCGAGCAGCTTCGTCTGATCCGGCGCGAGCTTGCGGGTAAGGAGCATGTACCTTCTTATATTATTTTTAATGATGCAACGCTGCGGGAGATGAGCGTGGTATGTCCGCAGACCGAAGTAGAAATGCTGAATGTTAAAGGTGTCGGCGAAGTAAAATTCCGCAAATATGGCCAGCCCTTCCTTGATTTTTTCCGGGAACAGGGCGAGGTTCAAGACGACAGCGATTATGAATAA
- a CDS encoding B12-binding domain-containing radical SAM protein yields MKVILTTLNAKFIHTSLAIRLLKAYSEHEFDIELTEYTIKDPVMNIVSDLFQRRPDVIGFSCYIWNIEETLRVIDIVRKVMPEVKIILGGPEVSYDTGIWMDRARGVDFIVMGEGEETLHHLLQMIEGDRKYHFVYGIAYRKGDEVIINPPRPKSDLNLLPTPHRFQEDISNLGKRIVYFETSRGCPFQCQFCLSSIENGVRYYDIERVKADITYLIDNGAKIIKFLDRTFNINHTYAMEMFKFLIENNRGCVFQFEITADIMRPEVLQYLADNAPEGIFRFEIGVQSTNDPTNVLVKRRQNFEKLSRTVNIIKNSGRIAQHLDLIAGLPEEDYDTFRKTFNDVFALRPEELQLGFLKMLRGTGLRMNAEKYDYTYMDQAPYEILGSHKLSFGDIVRLKRLEDVLEKYWNAHRLDHTLNYLMKHEFESPFDFFQEFGDYWEGQDWQKIGHQLEDLFTRLSAFLTYRGVKRMDVVLGLMKLDYFLNHKYKPRKIWWDTPITKDEWSLFMRTVMEQPEAVSGNFAELHLSERELQKHAVLEVLPFSLNDVLAGGTGEPQEEEDREKQLLMVLYQQDESEQPIYYTMKLSSAGSAAQ; encoded by the coding sequence ATGAAAGTCATTTTAACTACCCTGAATGCCAAATTCATTCATACTTCATTGGCGATCCGCCTTTTGAAGGCTTACAGTGAGCATGAGTTTGATATTGAGCTGACTGAATATACGATTAAGGATCCGGTGATGAATATCGTTTCGGATCTGTTCCAGCGGAGGCCCGACGTGATCGGCTTCTCATGTTACATCTGGAATATTGAAGAGACGCTAAGAGTCATCGACATTGTCCGAAAGGTCATGCCGGAGGTGAAGATTATCCTCGGCGGACCTGAGGTTTCCTATGACACAGGAATCTGGATGGATCGCGCGCGTGGTGTGGATTTCATCGTCATGGGAGAAGGCGAAGAGACGCTGCATCATCTGCTGCAGATGATCGAGGGAGACCGGAAGTATCATTTTGTGTACGGTATCGCTTATCGGAAAGGTGACGAAGTCATCATCAATCCTCCCCGTCCGAAAAGTGATCTGAATTTGCTTCCGACCCCGCACCGTTTTCAGGAGGATATTTCGAATCTCGGCAAGCGTATCGTTTATTTTGAAACGAGCCGCGGCTGTCCGTTCCAATGCCAGTTCTGCCTGTCGAGTATCGAAAATGGCGTGCGCTATTATGATATTGAGCGGGTCAAGGCTGACATCACGTATCTGATCGATAACGGGGCGAAGATCATCAAGTTTTTGGACCGGACCTTTAATATCAACCATACCTATGCGATGGAAATGTTTAAATTCCTGATTGAAAATAATCGGGGCTGCGTATTCCAATTTGAAATAACAGCGGATATTATGCGGCCCGAGGTGCTTCAGTATCTGGCGGACAACGCCCCGGAAGGCATTTTCCGGTTTGAAATCGGCGTTCAGTCCACGAATGATCCGACGAATGTGCTGGTGAAGCGCAGGCAGAACTTCGAAAAGCTGTCGCGGACCGTCAATATTATCAAGAACAGCGGAAGAATCGCTCAGCACTTGGATCTTATCGCTGGTCTGCCTGAAGAAGATTATGATACATTCCGTAAAACCTTTAATGATGTGTTTGCGCTCAGACCGGAGGAACTGCAGCTTGGATTTTTGAAGATGCTGCGGGGAACCGGGCTCAGAATGAATGCTGAAAAATACGATTATACGTATATGGACCAAGCCCCGTATGAAATTTTGGGCAGCCATAAGCTTTCATTCGGAGATATTGTCCGTTTGAAGCGGCTGGAGGATGTGTTGGAGAAATACTGGAATGCCCACCGCTTGGACCACACATTAAATTATTTAATGAAACATGAGTTTGAATCGCCATTCGATTTCTTCCAGGAGTTCGGGGATTACTGGGAAGGGCAGGACTGGCAGAAAATCGGCCACCAGCTTGAGGATTTATTCACCCGTTTGTCTGCGTTCCTGACGTACCGGGGAGTGAAACGGATGGATGTGGTGCTCGGACTGATGAAGCTGGATTATTTCCTCAACCATAAATATAAGCCGCGCAAAATCTGGTGGGATACACCGATTACGAAAGACGAGTGGAGCTTGTTTATGAGGACGGTTATGGAGCAGCCGGAGGCGGTATCGGGTAACTTCGCTGAGCTCCATTTGAGCGAACGAGAGCTGCAGAAGCATGCGGTACTTGAGGTGCTTCCGTTCTCTCTGAATGATGTGCTGGCAGGGGGAACAGGAGAGCCGCAAGAAGAAGAGGACCGTGAGAAGCAGCTGCTGATGGTGCTCTACCAGCAGGATGAAAGCGAACAGCCGATCTATTACACTATGAAGCTGTCATCTGCAGGCTCTGCTGCCCAGTAA